From the Gemmatimonadales bacterium genome, the window GGGGGAGCGGCGCCAGCACCACGTACAGCAGGCGCTTGGGCTCGAACTTGAGGTGCATGAAGTAGAGGGCCACGAGCAACGCCTTCCACAGCGCCAGGAAGACCAGCGAGACGATCATCAGGCGGCGCGGCAGGCGGAAGTACACGATGGCGACCTCGACCATCGTCAGGATCGCGAGCAGCCCCCAGACGGCGACGTAGTTCGGTGCCTTGTGCTCGGCAGCGTCCATGGCCGGTCCCTAGATGAGATAGACGATGGTGAACAGGATGATCCAGACCAGGTCCACGAAGTGCCAGTACAGCCCGATGGTCTCGATGCCCTGGAACTTCCCGCCCGCGTACTTGCCGCGGAACGCCCGGATGGTCACCCAGATCATGCTGAGCACGCCGCAGGTGACGTGGAACCCGTGGAAGCCGGTCATCGTGTAGAAGGTGGCGCCGAACAGCCCGGAGCTGGGCAGGAAGCCCTTCTCGATCAGATGGTGGTACTCGAACGCCTGGACCGAAACGAAGGTCGCGCCCCCGAGCACCGTGAGCAGCAGCCAGCGCCTGAGGCCGGCCTGGTCGTCGCGCGTGGCGGCGGCGTACGCCTTCACCATCGAGACGCTGGAGCAGATCAGGATGAAGGTGTTGATCGCCGTGACCGGGATGGCCAGCACGGAGCGCGGCTCCGGCCACTGGGCCGCCGT encodes:
- a CDS encoding heme-copper oxidase subunit III; its protein translation is MTAHAATHGMAGGEHAQGAVGVHTQKLGMWVFLVSEVMFFTALIGSYIILRWGTAAQWPEPRSVLAIPVTAINTFILICSSVSMVKAYAAATRDDQAGLRRWLLLTVLGGATFVSVQAFEYHHLIEKGFLPSSGLFGATFYTMTGFHGFHVTCGVLSMIWVTIRAFRGKYAGGKFQGIETIGLYWHFVDLVWIILFTIVYLI
- a CDS encoding cytochrome C oxidase subunit IV family protein is translated as MDAAEHKAPNYVAVWGLLAILTMVEVAIVYFRLPRRLMIVSLVFLALWKALLVALYFMHLKFEPKRLLYVVLAPLPLAVILVVAVMHGFRGP